In Candidatus Binatia bacterium, one DNA window encodes the following:
- a CDS encoding NAD-dependent epimerase/dehydratase family protein — protein MVTSLSRGDRVFLTGASGFVGSHVLRELLAAGYAVRALARGPSTRSARSGQAAADGGAEWVEGDLRNVGDFAHALDGCRYLVHCAALYSFAPRDRRALHAVNVQGTASLMLAAHLGGVERVVLTSSSATLGHAHSGYHRSKLEQERAAFAGRAPVVALLPTAPIGPGDWKPTPTGKLVLDFLRGRIVAKAPLSGGMNLVAVEDVARAHVAALQSGRVGERYVLGGENLSLDEIWEMLAQATGKPMPRRRAPYALALAAGYADELRCLVNPRAVPNVPLEGVRMSRELMYADSDEARRELGYVPTPVRDAIDRAVAWYRENGHVERR, from the coding sequence ATGGTGACTTCCCTTTCTCGCGGCGACCGCGTCTTCCTCACCGGAGCGAGCGGCTTCGTGGGGTCGCACGTCCTTCGCGAGCTCCTCGCGGCGGGCTACGCCGTGCGCGCCTTGGCACGAGGCCCTTCGACTCGCTCCGCTCGCTCAGGACAGGCTGCGGCAGACGGCGGCGCCGAGTGGGTGGAGGGCGACCTGCGCAACGTCGGCGACTTCGCGCATGCGCTCGACGGATGCCGCTACCTCGTGCACTGCGCCGCGCTGTACTCGTTCGCGCCGCGCGACCGCCGCGCGCTGCACGCGGTCAACGTGCAGGGAACGGCGAGCCTCATGCTCGCGGCACATCTTGGCGGCGTAGAACGGGTCGTGCTCACGTCGAGCTCTGCGACGCTCGGTCACGCGCATAGCGGGTATCATCGCTCGAAGCTGGAGCAGGAGCGCGCGGCGTTCGCCGGCCGTGCGCCCGTCGTCGCGTTGTTGCCGACCGCGCCGATCGGCCCTGGAGATTGGAAGCCGACCCCGACCGGAAAGCTCGTGCTCGACTTTCTCCGCGGGCGCATTGTCGCGAAAGCGCCGCTCAGCGGCGGAATGAATTTGGTCGCGGTCGAGGACGTCGCTCGCGCGCACGTCGCAGCGCTGCAGTCGGGCCGCGTCGGCGAGCGTTACGTCTTAGGCGGCGAAAACCTCAGCCTGGATGAAATCTGGGAGATGCTCGCGCAGGCCACCGGCAAACCGATGCCGCGCCGCCGCGCGCCTTATGCGCTCGCGCTCGCCGCGGGCTATGCCGACGAACTGCGCTGTCTTGTGAATCCGCGCGCGGTTCCGAACGTTCCGCTGGAGGGCGTGCGCATGTCGCGCGAGCTAATGTACGCCGATTCCGACGAGGCGCGGCGCGAGCTCGGGTACGTCCCGACACCGGTGCGCGACGCGATCGACCGCGCCGTCGCGTGGTATCGCGAGAACGGCCACGTCGAGCGCCGCTGA
- a CDS encoding GNAT family N-acetyltransferase: MSLADGYHDIPRGKLANVQTFLEMRAKPELRPSPDGPWRLERLLTPDLPRYRAAVHRVGDEYLWCLRLAMPDDELERFLLDPRVEAYLLVTDDGDEGVLELDFRVDRECELSLFGVAASLIRTGAGRGLMNRAIEIAWSHPIERFWLHTCTLDHPNALAFYRRSGFQDFKRVVEIYDDPRVLGITRQDAAPHVPIL, from the coding sequence ATGAGCCTCGCCGACGGCTACCACGACATACCGCGCGGCAAGCTCGCGAACGTCCAGACGTTCCTCGAGATGCGCGCGAAACCCGAGCTGCGGCCGAGCCCGGACGGTCCGTGGCGGCTCGAGCGACTGCTGACGCCCGACCTGCCGCGCTACCGCGCCGCGGTCCATCGCGTGGGCGACGAGTATCTTTGGTGCTTGCGCCTCGCGATGCCGGATGACGAGCTCGAGCGCTTCCTGCTCGATCCGCGCGTGGAGGCGTATCTGTTGGTCACCGACGACGGCGACGAGGGCGTACTCGAGCTCGACTTCCGCGTCGATCGCGAGTGCGAGCTCAGCCTCTTCGGCGTGGCCGCCTCACTGATACGCACCGGCGCCGGCCGCGGGCTGATGAATCGCGCGATCGAGATCGCATGGTCGCACCCCATCGAACGCTTCTGGCTGCACACCTGCACGCTCGACCACCCCAACGCGCTCGCGTTCTACCGGCGCTCCGGCTTCCAAGACTTCAAACGGGTAGTCGAGATCTACGACGATCCGCGAGTGCTTGGGATCACGCGCCAGGATGCAGCCCCGCACGTGCCGATCTTGTAG
- a CDS encoding GNAT family N-acetyltransferase — protein sequence MTIARATAADVVAIAPLFDAYRAFFTGGNRLDESRRFLEERLARDESVVFVARDDEDTIGFIQLYPLWSSWYCRRIWFLSDLYVKEDARKRGVGRRLVERVIDHARETSAVSVMVELPRREPHLEEFYRRLGFGRDEVFELARYTGG from the coding sequence GTGACGATCGCCCGCGCGACCGCAGCGGACGTCGTCGCGATCGCGCCGCTATTTGATGCGTATCGCGCGTTCTTCACCGGAGGGAACCGGCTCGACGAGTCCCGCCGTTTCCTCGAAGAGCGGCTGGCACGCGACGAATCGGTCGTCTTCGTCGCGCGCGACGACGAGGACACCATCGGCTTCATTCAGCTCTATCCGCTCTGGTCGTCGTGGTACTGCCGGCGGATCTGGTTTTTGAGCGACCTTTACGTGAAGGAAGACGCGCGCAAGCGCGGCGTGGGACGCCGCCTGGTCGAACGCGTCATCGATCACGCGCGCGAGACGAGCGCCGTGAGCGTCATGGTGGAGCTGCCGCGCCGCGAGCCGCACCTCGAGGAGTTCTATCGAAGGCTCGGCTTCGGGCGCGACGAGGTTTTCGAACTCGCGCGCTACACGGGCGGCTAG
- a CDS encoding DUF4267 domain-containing protein, with amino-acid sequence MSAVYYLGWAIAIVLIFIGVWALVSPHALAREYGVQVEGHEAAGFVRATGIRDVAIGVVLAATAYLHLLGLLVIIAAVGIAVSIGDLWVVSQHGGMRRFHRAHAIHASGIVAFILVIAMALFAIGR; translated from the coding sequence ATGAGCGCAGTCTACTATCTCGGATGGGCGATCGCGATCGTCCTGATCTTCATAGGCGTTTGGGCGCTGGTCTCCCCGCACGCATTGGCGCGCGAGTACGGCGTGCAGGTCGAGGGCCACGAAGCCGCGGGCTTCGTTCGCGCGACCGGCATTCGCGACGTTGCGATCGGCGTCGTACTGGCCGCGACCGCGTACCTGCACCTCCTAGGGCTGCTCGTGATCATCGCGGCCGTCGGCATCGCGGTGTCGATCGGCGACCTCTGGGTGGTGTCGCAGCACGGCGGCATGCGGCGCTTCCACCGCGCCCACGCCATCCACGCCTCCGGGATCGTGGCGTTCATCCTGGTGATCGCTATGGCGCTTTTCGCGATCGGCCGGTAG
- the hpnH gene encoding adenosyl-hopene transferase HpnH produces the protein MSMPLQQKIAVAKYVAGKKLKGETKYPLVLELEPLLQCNLACAGCGKIQHPDEILRQRLSVEECIAAVEECGAPMVSIAGGEPLVHEQMPQIVEELVKRKKFVFLCTNALLLKKKIHLFKPSVYFVWMIHLDGMQERHDQSVCRQGVFDKAIDAIKEAKALGFRVFTNTTFFTQDGPDSIREVLDYLNDELKVDMMQISPAYAYEKAPDQEHFLGVKRTREIFKTAFAGGKRKKWRLNHSPLYLDFLEGKTDFECTPWGIPCYTVFGWQRPCYLMSKESYARTYKELLEETDWSKYGRGKHESCENCMAHCGYEPTAVIRTTGSFKESVRAAFGN, from the coding sequence ATGAGCATGCCCCTCCAGCAGAAGATCGCGGTGGCGAAATACGTCGCCGGCAAGAAACTCAAAGGCGAGACGAAGTATCCGCTCGTCTTGGAGCTCGAGCCGTTGCTGCAATGCAACCTCGCGTGTGCCGGCTGCGGCAAGATTCAGCACCCGGACGAGATTTTACGCCAGAGGCTCAGCGTCGAAGAGTGCATCGCTGCGGTGGAGGAGTGCGGCGCCCCGATGGTATCGATCGCCGGTGGCGAGCCGCTCGTGCACGAGCAGATGCCGCAGATCGTGGAGGAGCTCGTCAAGCGCAAGAAATTCGTATTCCTGTGCACCAACGCTCTGCTGCTGAAGAAGAAGATCCACCTCTTCAAGCCGTCGGTCTACTTCGTGTGGATGATTCATCTGGATGGGATGCAAGAGCGGCACGATCAGTCGGTCTGCCGCCAAGGCGTCTTCGACAAGGCCATCGACGCGATCAAGGAAGCGAAGGCGCTCGGGTTCCGCGTGTTCACCAACACGACGTTCTTCACGCAAGACGGCCCCGACTCGATCCGCGAGGTGCTCGACTACCTCAACGACGAGCTGAAGGTCGACATGATGCAGATTTCGCCGGCGTACGCGTACGAGAAGGCACCCGACCAGGAGCACTTCCTCGGCGTCAAGCGGACGCGCGAGATCTTCAAGACGGCATTCGCCGGCGGCAAGCGCAAGAAGTGGCGCCTCAATCACAGCCCGCTGTATCTCGACTTCCTCGAGGGCAAGACCGATTTTGAGTGCACGCCGTGGGGCATCCCGTGCTACACGGTCTTCGGCTGGCAGCGCCCGTGCTACCTGATGAGCAAAGAGAGCTACGCGCGCACGTACAAGGAGCTGCTCGAGGAGACGGACTGGTCGAAGTACGGCCGCGGCAAGCACGAGTCGTGCGAAAATTGCATGGCACACTGCGGATACGAACCGACCGCGGTCATCCGCACCACTGGATCCTTTAAAGAATCGGTCCGCGCCGCCTTCGGCAACTGA
- the shc gene encoding squalene--hopene cyclase, translated as MALERVAVVGAGLAGLAAALRLKDAGAHVELFERSRLLGGRATSFEIDGVEVDNGQHVFLACCTEFMRFARSVGMEDKLRLQERFDARILSRDGKTGHLRAAPLPAPLHLLPSFATYPHLTAQEKLRIGRALVACGRDPHRHSESFESWLQRNKQGTGERRAFWDPFFIPALNASFDKVSADDALFVLRTAFLRDASGARFGFSTVPLAHLAHAAAQRLEAVHLSTSVTSVGPATNGVTLTLSKGDRIEFDAVVLAVPPRQVHNLLGEPERYGIAGLDDYDPYPIIDVHLWHDAGSIGFDFAAALDSPLQWIFEKAPGYCCCSFSAAEGYLRVTTAELEAFAWAEAQAFVPALAQAKLVRSAVTRNPEATWLPRIGARRTSNKTAHPAIAIAGSWTDTGWPDTMESAVRSGTAAADELLARDGWGSPSESSNFFGHDGMSSSKLRSPATQPALKRAVEWLLQTQSTEGWWSGELETNVTMTAEHMLLCRFLGLPLDDLRSGAIAHILRNQREDGSWALYYDGPADLSTTIEAYVALKVLGVDAGSEPMRKARNVIQRGGGAINARVFTKIWLALFGAYPWSGVPSLPPEIVDFPLWMPFNLYDFACWARGTVAPLTIVVSKRPVRELGLDVSEIFAPGTQADAARVTGRRHWLMYVERLQKLYEKLPRQPRREQAQERVAKWVIERQEADGSWGGIQPPWVYSLIALNVMGYSLDHPVMRKGIDGMRRFIIDDAEGWRFQACMSPVWDTAWAVRALALAGLDASHPAMRRAVSWMLREQIPDDAPGDWRMKCTETGGNGWAFEFDNDAYPDIDDTTIVVLALLEGGDRGAVADACERARRWTLAMDSRNGAWAAFDRDNTRELLYRMPFSDFGAMIDPPTEDVTAHVLEMLAALGYGLNDRYVIRGLEYLRKTQRPSGSWYGRWGVNHVYGTWCVISALAALGTGEDMVDRAAAWLLAVQNPDGGWGESCHSYVDESFAGIGRSTPSQTAWAVLALQIAGQAPFDGAGPKRSRRAQASLHPAVQRGLAFLCERQRRDGTWDEPECTGTGFPGDFYINYHLYRHLFPTMALAMAERLCHPEPCHPERSAAGAESKGEGGQSHLALKEAIQ; from the coding sequence GTGGCTCTCGAGCGCGTAGCGGTCGTCGGAGCCGGGCTCGCCGGCCTTGCGGCGGCGCTGCGCTTGAAGGACGCCGGCGCGCACGTCGAGCTGTTCGAACGCAGCCGGCTGCTCGGAGGACGCGCCACGTCCTTCGAGATCGACGGCGTGGAGGTCGACAACGGGCAGCACGTCTTCTTGGCGTGCTGCACCGAGTTCATGCGCTTCGCGCGGTCCGTCGGAATGGAGGACAAGCTGCGATTGCAGGAGCGCTTCGACGCGCGCATCCTATCGCGCGACGGCAAAACCGGACACCTGCGCGCGGCGCCCTTACCGGCGCCGCTTCATCTGCTGCCGTCCTTCGCGACCTACCCGCACCTCACGGCGCAGGAAAAGCTGCGCATTGGCCGCGCCCTAGTGGCGTGCGGGCGTGACCCGCACCGTCATTCTGAGTCCTTCGAAAGCTGGCTCCAGCGCAACAAACAAGGCACAGGCGAACGCCGCGCGTTCTGGGACCCGTTCTTCATTCCGGCGCTCAACGCGTCGTTCGACAAGGTGAGCGCGGACGACGCGCTGTTCGTGCTGAGGACGGCATTCTTGCGTGACGCGTCGGGGGCGCGCTTCGGATTCTCAACGGTGCCGCTCGCGCACCTCGCGCACGCCGCGGCGCAGCGCCTCGAGGCGGTGCACCTTTCGACGTCGGTGACGTCTGTAGGGCCTGCGACAAACGGTGTCACCCTGACCCTCTCGAAGGGCGACCGAATAGAATTCGATGCCGTCGTTCTCGCTGTGCCCCCGCGCCAGGTGCACAACCTGCTGGGCGAGCCGGAGCGTTACGGGATCGCGGGCCTCGACGACTACGATCCGTATCCGATCATTGACGTGCATCTTTGGCACGACGCGGGCAGCATCGGTTTCGATTTCGCGGCGGCGCTCGACTCGCCGCTGCAGTGGATCTTCGAAAAAGCGCCGGGTTATTGCTGTTGCAGCTTCAGCGCAGCGGAGGGCTACCTGCGCGTCACGACCGCGGAGCTCGAGGCCTTCGCGTGGGCCGAGGCGCAGGCGTTCGTTCCCGCGCTCGCGCAGGCGAAGCTCGTTCGCAGCGCGGTGACGCGTAACCCCGAAGCGACCTGGCTGCCGCGCATCGGCGCTCGTCGCACGTCAAACAAGACGGCTCACCCGGCGATCGCGATCGCCGGCTCGTGGACCGACACCGGCTGGCCCGACACGATGGAATCGGCCGTCCGCAGCGGCACCGCCGCAGCAGACGAGCTGCTTGCACGGGATGGCTGGGGTTCTCCAAGCGAGAGCTCCAACTTTTTCGGGCACGACGGGATGTCGTCTTCAAAACTTCGTTCTCCCGCGACCCAACCCGCCTTGAAGCGCGCCGTAGAGTGGCTGCTGCAGACGCAGTCGACCGAAGGCTGGTGGTCGGGCGAGCTGGAGACGAACGTGACGATGACTGCGGAACACATGCTGCTCTGCCGGTTCTTAGGTTTGCCGCTCGACGATTTGCGCTCGGGAGCGATCGCGCACATCCTGCGCAACCAGCGCGAGGACGGATCGTGGGCGCTGTACTATGACGGCCCGGCAGACTTGAGCACGACGATCGAGGCCTACGTGGCGCTGAAGGTACTCGGCGTCGATGCGGGCAGCGAGCCGATGCGCAAGGCACGCAACGTGATCCAGCGCGGGGGCGGCGCCATCAACGCGCGCGTCTTCACGAAGATCTGGCTGGCGCTGTTCGGCGCATACCCATGGTCGGGCGTGCCGTCGCTGCCGCCCGAGATCGTGGACTTCCCCTTGTGGATGCCGTTCAATCTGTACGACTTCGCGTGCTGGGCGCGTGGCACGGTGGCGCCGCTGACGATCGTCGTGTCGAAACGGCCGGTGCGCGAGCTCGGGCTAGACGTCAGTGAGATCTTCGCTCCCGGCACTCAAGCGGATGCGGCGCGCGTGACGGGGCGGCGTCACTGGCTGATGTACGTCGAACGGCTGCAGAAGTTGTACGAGAAGCTGCCCCGCCAGCCGCGGCGCGAGCAAGCGCAGGAGCGCGTAGCAAAATGGGTGATCGAGCGGCAAGAGGCTGATGGAAGCTGGGGCGGCATCCAGCCGCCGTGGGTGTATTCCCTCATCGCGCTCAACGTGATGGGTTATTCGCTCGACCATCCGGTGATGCGCAAGGGCATCGATGGGATGCGCCGCTTCATTATCGACGACGCCGAGGGCTGGCGTTTTCAAGCCTGCATGTCGCCGGTGTGGGACACGGCGTGGGCCGTGCGCGCGCTCGCGCTTGCGGGGCTGGACGCGTCGCATCCGGCGATGCGCCGAGCAGTGAGCTGGATGCTGCGCGAGCAGATCCCGGACGACGCGCCCGGCGACTGGCGCATGAAGTGTACGGAGACGGGCGGGAACGGCTGGGCGTTCGAGTTCGACAACGACGCGTATCCCGACATCGACGACACGACGATCGTCGTGCTGGCGCTGCTCGAAGGCGGCGATCGCGGAGCCGTCGCGGACGCGTGCGAGCGCGCGCGCCGCTGGACGCTGGCGATGGACTCGCGCAACGGCGCGTGGGCCGCGTTCGATCGCGACAACACGCGCGAGCTACTCTATCGCATGCCGTTCTCCGACTTCGGCGCGATGATCGACCCGCCGACAGAAGACGTGACGGCGCACGTGCTCGAGATGCTGGCAGCGCTCGGTTACGGCCTGAACGATCGCTACGTGATCCGCGGCCTGGAATACCTGCGCAAGACGCAGCGGCCGTCGGGCTCCTGGTACGGGCGCTGGGGCGTCAATCACGTCTATGGCACATGGTGTGTGATTTCGGCCCTCGCCGCGTTGGGTACGGGTGAGGACATGGTCGATCGCGCGGCGGCGTGGTTGCTTGCGGTGCAGAACCCCGACGGCGGCTGGGGCGAAAGCTGCCACTCGTACGTCGACGAATCGTTCGCCGGCATCGGACGGAGCACGCCGTCGCAAACGGCCTGGGCCGTGCTCGCGCTGCAGATCGCCGGGCAAGCGCCCTTCGACGGAGCGGGTCCTAAGCGCAGTCGAAGGGCTCAGGCCAGCCTCCACCCGGCCGTCCAGCGGGGTCTTGCCTTCCTATGCGAACGGCAGCGGCGCGACGGAACGTGGGACGAACCGGAATGCACCGGGACTGGCTTCCCGGGCGACTTTTACATCAATTACCATCTGTACCGTCACCTCTTTCCGACCATGGCCCTAGCAATGGCTGAGCGTTTGTGTCACCCTGAGCCATGTCATCCTGAGCGAAGCGCCGCAGGCGCGGAGTCGAAGGGCGAAGGGGGACAAAGCCACCTCGCACTAAAGGAAGCAATTCAATGA
- a CDS encoding squalene/phytoene synthase family protein, whose translation MINLQRALLARAMPSSDRHRAERFNRDMARREAGNFYWGFISLGHHERMAIYALYNFARQVDDEADSVGIENLPARLAVHRERISRCVRRDFGDDPILRVLSEAVDRYAIPEAELQMLVDGVEMDFSRLRYETFDELRAYCNLVASVVGRMCVRIFGFDDPVALERADDLGLALQLTNILRDVREDAVDMKRVYLPQDELARFGIPEAALAEDEILPGWPDLVAHHVARARRYFATGYEVLRHIPRRPSACVATMAGIYEELLKKIERDPGLPLRARAALSKTEKLRVVVRSWLSSA comes from the coding sequence ATGATCAACCTGCAACGCGCCCTGCTCGCCAGGGCCATGCCGAGTTCGGACCGGCATCGCGCGGAACGCTTCAACCGCGACATGGCCAGGCGAGAGGCCGGAAACTTCTATTGGGGTTTCATCTCGCTCGGTCATCACGAGCGCATGGCCATCTACGCCCTCTACAACTTCGCGCGGCAGGTGGACGACGAAGCCGACTCGGTCGGCATCGAGAACCTCCCGGCTCGCCTCGCAGTGCATCGCGAGCGGATCTCGCGCTGCGTGCGGCGCGACTTCGGCGACGATCCGATCCTGCGGGTCCTCTCCGAGGCGGTCGACCGCTATGCGATTCCGGAGGCCGAGCTGCAGATGCTCGTCGACGGCGTCGAGATGGATTTCAGCCGCTTACGCTACGAGACGTTCGACGAGTTGCGCGCGTACTGCAACTTGGTCGCCTCCGTAGTGGGACGCATGTGCGTGCGGATATTCGGCTTCGACGATCCGGTCGCGCTCGAGCGCGCCGACGATCTCGGCCTCGCGCTTCAGCTCACCAACATCTTGCGCGACGTGCGCGAAGACGCGGTCGACATGAAACGCGTCTATCTGCCGCAGGACGAGCTCGCGCGTTTCGGCATCCCCGAAGCCGCGCTGGCAGAGGACGAGATTCTTCCGGGCTGGCCCGACCTCGTCGCGCACCACGTCGCCCGCGCGCGGCGCTATTTTGCTACGGGCTACGAGGTGCTGCGGCACATTCCGCGCCGGCCGTCGGCGTGCGTCGCGACGATGGCGGGCATCTACGAGGAGCTCCTCAAGAAGATCGAGCGCGATCCCGGGCTTCCGCTGCGGGCGCGTGCCGCGCTCTCCAAGACGGAGAAATTGCGAGTCGTAGTGCGGTCGTGGCTCTCGAGCGCGTAG